The Oryza sativa Japonica Group chromosome 11, ASM3414082v1 DNA window tgaatgtggataatgctagaacgtcttataatataaaatggagggagtattatttttgGTTTTTCTCCAAGCTTTTTTCTCCAGATTATTAAAACGTAATATTTTCTACATGTTTTGGAAAAATAtgttttcctaaaaaaaaactattctaCTTAGGCCCCGTTCGATCTCTTAGTTTTCAGCGCACGTAAAATGAGAAagatcattagcacataattaattaagtattaattattataaaattaaaaatggatttatttgaatttttttgaacaactttataattttttttatcaaaaatgcgtcatttaatagtttgaaaagcgtgttaATAGAAAATGAGAAAGTTGTAGTTTGGAGTTGAGAAAAAGAACTGGGCCATATTGATTAAACCACATGGATTTCAACAATTGGCTAAGTTTATTTTTTGAGATATATGATTTTAACTGTATAACCGAGTAGGctaaatcaactttaaaattaaattttagaatcCATTTTTTACAATTTGCTTTGGTTTGTTTAGGCAACTAATGGAGCTGACAGTACTTTAATGTATTTCTTCCAATCCAAGAGATATGGTTACGTATGTACCTCACTTACGTACTTATGATTATGCTAATCACAAGTGGGCCCTTAATTAATCAACGGATGATCATTAGCACGAAGAAGATGACGTGGCTCGCCATAAACATACTACATACGCCAAAGCATCCTAGTCATCATATACCATTATGGATAAACTAAACCCACTCGTGTTATACACGAACACGAAAAGCGCACGTGGAAACTGTGCTTCCGTGTGGCCCAGCCCATCGTGGAAATGGATTTGTCACGGATCCAAATTCAGTTAGCCCATTAGGCCCAAAAGCTCCGGCGTTGAGCCGTTTTGATGGGCCTACTTTACTTATGGGCCCAGACAAGAAAGGCCCATGCAAAAAAGGTCCAGTTCTAAATTCGAAGGAAAATTCGAGGAAAATTTCGGAAAATTCGTTCGAACGAACACGTCGAGCCAAaaagaggagggcggcggcgctagggtttgggggttTGGAGCTCTCGCGGCGGCCattggagagggaggggggaggcgcaAACCCTAGCTGCCACCGTCCCTGAGGCCTCGCCATGGAGGtggacccgccgccgcctccgccgccgccgatggcgaaCTACTTCGACCCGGAGTCGTCCGGCCGCCGGGAGGAGTACCGCCGCTACAGGTGAGACGctctcttccccctcctcttcgCGCTCCACCCTTtcgcgcgctcgccggcggggTGGGTGAGTGGCGCCGATGCGGGCGTTGCTGCGAGTGAGCGTGATGCTGTGGTGGTTTCTTAGTTTGAGGGGAAATGGAGTGAAATTGGTTGAGGAGAGATCGATTTCCTGTATGTGAGGACACTAGATGTGCTGGTGTTGCGTTTGATGACGAGGTGTTCAGGCTGTTGGTTCGTCGCAGTCGGTCGCAGAACAGTAGTTAAGTCTCTCTTGTCAGGCTCAGATTGCTAAGTACTGTCCGCCTCAGCTTGGTGACAGTTTAGATTGTCCATTTTGTTTCAACAAATCTATGGTCAATTTTGGTGCTGGGAAATGGGAATTGACCAAATCAATAGTCAAGtaatcaaccaaaccagatATCCGTCTAGTGTTTTTTCCCCATGAGGCAAAGGTCTATTGTGGAGCACATGAATCTGCCTCGTTTTGCTTTTGAGTGATCCATGCCCAAGCAGGTTGTATTCGCAAAGATCTGCACGAAACCAGTTATGTTCTAAGCCAGGATATAGTCAGTACTCTAGCTTATATTTCTTCACTGAGTTCTCTTTGTGTACGGTTGAGTACTTGCTGTAGCTAAAATTGCAGAAAAGAGTAAATGTAACTTAGTTGCATAAAATGGTGAGAACCTGTTACTCTTACGGGGGTGGCTACTATACTAGCTGATTATTTTTCTTTCCTCTATAATTTAAACAGAAAGAGATTATCTTCTTCAAATGCCTCTCCACTGTTGGGTACTGCGGTCTCCAAATTTTCAGAAGCAAGGCTGTTCTGTGATGGAAACAGCATACAGAGGCGGCCCAATGCTGGTCTACTCCTTGAAGATATCAAGCAGGAGGCTGCTGATATTTCTGATTTTGATAGCCTGGATGAATCTAAGCTGTTTGgatcaggaaaaaaaagggcATCATTGGATGCCTCAGATGCAGGTTTCAGTTCAGGTAGGCAGGCAGTGCGGTCGGCATTGAAATCAGTCAAACTGGAGGAGGATATGCCACATGAAGGAGAAACAACTTCTACAATTTTTGCATCCCTCCTTGATTCTGCAATCCAAGGTTGGTACAAGCAATTTAGTTTGGATAGCAAGCGTCTTATGAACTGTTCTGTATCTATTTTGGCATAGGCAGCCTTTACTTGTGTGTTTTTCTTTGATGTCTCTTTGGTGCCTGATAGACTGTAGTTTCCAAGCTTTATTTGCACCCTTTTGTCTCTGTAATTTTCACCTCATGCCATTGCGTTTGTTTATTAGCTTTAATTTGATCAACCATGAAACTACGAAGGCTCTTCTGTAAGCTAACTTGCATGGAACTCATGTAGCACAGTTAACGATGGATGCTTGCAAATCATGCCCACTACTTACTCTTAAAAATATGTCTTTTCACTTTACAAGAGAAACTCTTCCTGCACAATACTATAGCCAAATAAATGGTTAACATTAATAGTAGCACCAGAAGCTGGCAATTTTATGTGACCAGAAATTTAAATTGAGATACATTTTTGGTACTGTATCTTTGCTCCTTTTAACTTCCCTTCCAGTCAATGGTTGATTTTACTTTGAAAGGGTTAATGACTTCTGAATTCTGACGAGTGATTCTTCTTGCAGGATTGATGCCCTTCTCGGATGTGATTTTACAATTTGAGAGGACATGTCGAAATGCTTCAGAGTCGATAAGGTTTTCTATTGCTTTGCACTATACCATGTTCAATTCTATAGCCTCCTATGAGCTGCTAGATTCGGTCTGTTTGTCACCAGTCAGCGATTCTTAGATTATCTCTCTGCTATTGAAAACGTTCCTGCTATCCTATCATTAACTCATAGTTTTGTTGCATCATGCTATACTGATAAATCTTATGCATGATTACTCCAAACAATTTGTGTATAATTTCTGACAGTTGCAAAGATGAATACTTTTATCATAGCTCTGATGCCTATTCTTTGGTATCTGGGCAATGCCATCCAATATTCAGGTCCGCTGGGACAGGAAAGCTTCGGATGGTGGAGGATAGACTTATGCAGCAAAAAGCGCAATTGTTACTGGATGAGGCTGCTTCTTGGTCACTTCTTTGGTACCTCTATGGGAAAGGTAATAGTTTCAATCACTTAAGCGagacccttttttttcctttcagtaATGGAAACCATAGATCAGCATTATTCTTTAAGTAATCATTTTACTGTACCCTCAATGAAATTTCATCTGCTACATGCCAGGAAATGAGGAGCTTCCTGGAGAGCTATTTGTGGTAAGAGACATATATAGCTGCTGATGTATTAAGTTCATTTATCTGCATACTTTGTCCTCTGAAGTCAAAACTGTAAAATCACCTAAAGTCTGCAATATTTTTGTTGATAGGCACCGACTACTTCCCATCAAGAAGCTTGCCGCTTTGTTGTAACAGACCTTACGGCACAGTTATGTCTACGGATTGTACTTTGGCTTGAGGGTCTTGCTTCTGAAGCTCTTGATTTGGAGAAAAAGGTAAAAgtgcctgtttttttttttctttcgaagACTTCACTTCAGTGTTCTTCATTTTCTGCTGAGAAGTTGGTAGGAATTGTTTATTGCCGCATAATTGACATGGAATAGAATATCCTGCCTTTATGCCATGTAGGTGAGAGGATCTCATGTTGGTTCATACCTACCAAGTTCTGGTGTTTGGCATCGTACACAAAGGTACATAAAGAGAAAGAACAATGATACTACTATAGTGAAGCATGTGGATTTTGATGCTCCAACTCGTGAAGGAGCCCAACTTCTTCCTGATGACAAGGTAGGCTACTGATGTATCGCAAGTTCAACTGTACTTGGTAGGTTTGACTTTACCAGAACCATTCATTACATATTAATTTCCTTGTTTGAACAGTAGTGCAGCATAGCATGTGAGACCTCCCTAAGTTCATTATAGCATAGCAGGTCGTGGATAACTCTAGCATGTCTAATGCTTCAAATTTTATTTCTTAACTAGACTCGAGCAAAACCACATGATTAGCAGCAGCAGGCAGTGCTGTGTGTTTAGAAAATAAAGCTGCTTCCTTCAATAGTCATTTTCTAAATATCTCATGTTTTAGCATCTCTAATGAAGTAATAATGGTTAACATCTTTCTTTGTGTGGGAGCAGAAGCAAGATGAATTGCTTTTAGAGGATATCTGGACTCTCTTGAGAGCAGGAAGGTTAGAAGAGGCATCTGAACTGTGTCGGTCTGCTGGTCAGGTAGGCCAGTTAGTTGTATCCCATGTGTTTCTTATAATGTATCTTTCTACCTTCTTTTGGTTGTGTATTGATCCTTGAGTATGTTTTCAGTCATGGAGAGCTGCAACTCTTTGCCCCTTTGGTGGCATagatttgtttccttccttgGAGGCCATGCTGAAGAATGGAAAGTCTAGAACACTGCAAGCGATTGAATTGGAAAGTGGTGTTGGACGGCAGTTATGTCTTTGGAAATGGGCTTCATATTGTGCTTCAGAGGTTAAACATGCTCTTGTTTTTGAACTATGCTCTGTTGTGCTCTCAATTAATGgtctgaatttttttattttcttcaaaTTCATTACACTTTTGTGTAGCCAGCACATAATGCTTTGCAAACCTAAATCTGAAATTGATAATATTTATGTAGAAAATTGCTGAACAAGATGGTGGCCGATATGAGATGGCAGTATATGCTTTACAATGCAGTAACTTAAAGCGTATCTTGCCGATCTGTACTGACTGGGAGGTATACTGTTTATTCAGCTCATGCAAACGTTTTGAGTTTGATTTCTTGAAGTTGTTCTTTCCTTGACTGAATGCGTGACCTCCATATGATATGTTATTTTCTCTCTGATTTCCTAGTCAGCTTGTTGGGCAATGACAAAATCCTGGTTAGGTGTTCAAGTGGATCTAGTATTGTCTCAGTACCAAACCAGTAGACCAGAAGAGAAACAGTTTGATGACGAGATGAATGGAACCCAACCTATGTTGAACTCAGCTGGCCCAGAAAGTTGGCCACACAGTGTTCTTGATCAGCAACCCCGTGATATATCTGCGCTTCTGCAGAAACTCCACTCGAGGTATTAACATTGCATTGCATGGCACTTCTATCAATCCATCTTTTGCCTATTTATATGTTCTGTCATTCTTGTGATGCAGCGACCTTGTCCATGAAACTGTTTCTCGAGCATGCCGGGAGCAGCATAGACAAAtcgaggtaaaatagacttgcAAGAACGGTGAACCACCTGTCATGTTATTTTTTATGCATTCTCAGCTTAGTTTATCTAATGTGGTATGCCAGAATTAAATTagataaattttttatgcaTTCTTCATTAGAATGCTCTAAACTGGGAGCAACTCATCCAAAATTACTTGCTAAAGCCAGTTTTAGACTAGGGCAGTCAATTTTTTAAACTTGTAGTCGTTTATGGTTCTTAAATTCCAAGCATTTGAATATTATATTTGTTGTTTATTTCTCCCACTTGTCCAAATTTTTATGTATCATTTTCCATGACTCAATTCTTCACAAAAAATCATTTTCGCATGGTATTAAATGGAGCATATAGACAATTTCAAGAAACTACACTCCTTGCATAGTCATCCATTATAATAGTGAACATAGGAAGTTGTTTAACCACTCTCTAATGGCCACTTCCCGTATTATTATTTGATAGATGAATCTCATGAGTGGAAATATAGCTCATCTTCTTGATCTTTTATGGTCATGGGTGTCACCGTCTGAAGACGACCAAAACATATTGAGGTATGTATTTTATGATTCCAAGAGATGGTTTCCAAATACATTCCACATTTTTTTCACGACTAACTTCTCTGGTCATTTAGGCCCCGTGATGACCCTGATATGATACGCTTCGGAGCACATATTGTTCTTGTTCTGAGATACCTTTTCAGCGACGAAATGGAAGATGAGTTTGAGGAAAAGCTAGTTGCTGTTGGTGATCTCATCATCAACATGTAAGTATTGTTGATGAAATGAACTGCAATTTATGCTGCATGGAATTATTCAAATTGTATTGTTGTTTCTTGATATCCATTTGGTCAAACCTTAGATATTAATTGTGTTTATTAGTAGTTCACATCCATTGCTTCTAGCCTTCTGTGTCTTATCTAATGGTTAAATAGGGATTTTATCTTCAGTTGACTCTTGTTCTCATGTTTCTAAGTATTCTGTTTTTAGCTTGTCTTTATTTACTTCATTCATTCGTGATCAGAAAGTCATTGATTTTTTCCAGGTATGTGAGGTACTTGTTTTCAGAGCAGCAAGAGGAATTGGTTGGAGTATATGCTTCTCAGCTTGAGCGTGACCTTTGCATTGAGTTGTTTGTTGAAATGATGGAACTAAGATTAAATAGCAGGTATTACTATCGTATATTTACCATCTACTTGTGGGATTAATTTACTTATATTCTATAAGCTTGCTCATCTTTGTTCCTGACATAGTGTATTTAACACTATTAGTAAAATCAACAACAGTATTTCAGTTGTCCATACATACCTTGATAAAATGTGATGTGATATTTGCCTGATAGAATATGGTTTTCATATATAGTACAGGCTTTATTAGCTTgatcttctcttttttctttccaaTCCTATACGGTTTTGAGTTTGTCTAAGCATGTTGCTATAGAAAATAGTGTCAATATCCAAGTGGCAACTATATCTCTTGATGTACCGTGATTTCCttgttttatgttaaaatattctcaatcttttttttatttgattctTTATTTTACTGACTGCCATTGCAAGTTGTAATACTTGGTTAAATACCCTCATTTTTTCCCCTGGCAACAGCTTGCATACCATGTTCAAGCTCTTCCTGTCTGCTGTGGAGTATTTGCCATTCTCATCTGGAGATGCATCCAAGGCTTCTCTTGAAGAGATCATTGAGAGGTCTGATGATTATGGGATGTATATGGCAatgaaatgaacttattttgagatatttAGCTTATCTGTTTTCATGGATAAGTTGTAACAAGAATTTCAATTTACTCCAGGGTTCTTTCAAGATCCCGCGAACCGAAACCCATTAAGTATGACGAAGATATTTTTGATGTTGCGGAAATGCATCACTTACAAGCACTCCAGAAAGCAACGGTCATTCAGTGGCTTTGCTTCACACCGCCATCCTCGATTCCAGATTTTCAGATGATCAGTGGAAAGCTTCTGATACGGGCACTGATGCACAGGTAACTGATTGTTCAATTGTTTTGCCAGTTTAA harbors:
- the LOC4351012 gene encoding nuclear pore complex protein NUP107 — protein: MEVDPPPPPPPPMANYFDPESSGRREEYRRYRKRLSSSNASPLLGTAVSKFSEARLFCDGNSIQRRPNAGLLLEDIKQEAADISDFDSLDESKLFGSGKKRASLDASDAGFSSGRQAVRSALKSVKLEEDMPHEGETTSTIFASLLDSAIQGLMPFSDVILQFERTCRNASESIRSAGTGKLRMVEDRLMQQKAQLLLDEAASWSLLWYLYGKGNEELPGELFVAPTTSHQEACRFVVTDLTAQLCLRIVLWLEGLASEALDLEKKVRGSHVGSYLPSSGVWHRTQRYIKRKNNDTTIVKHVDFDAPTREGAQLLPDDKKQDELLLEDIWTLLRAGRLEEASELCRSAGQSWRAATLCPFGGIDLFPSLEAMLKNGKSRTLQAIELESGVGRQLCLWKWASYCASEKIAEQDGGRYEMAVYALQCSNLKRILPICTDWESACWAMTKSWLGVQVDLVLSQYQTSRPEEKQFDDEMNGTQPMLNSAGPESWPHSVLDQQPRDISALLQKLHSSDLVHETVSRACREQHRQIEMNLMSGNIAHLLDLLWSWVSPSEDDQNILRPRDDPDMIRFGAHIVLVLRYLFSDEMEDEFEEKLVAVGDLIINMYVRYLFSEQQEELVGVYASQLERDLCIELFVEMMELRLNSSLHTMFKLFLSAVEYLPFSSGDASKASLEEIIERVLSRSREPKPIKYDEDIFDVAEMHHLQALQKATVIQWLCFTPPSSIPDFQMISGKLLIRALMHSNTLFREFSLISMRRVPELPVGPHKLLAILAEPLKQKENLISLEDPEVSDNLREFEDWHEYYSLDATYRSWLKFEMENASISPEMLSAEEKSQAVAAAKETLELAFLLLYREDIPWLNAVESSPIEPSEHVFLELHATAILCLPSGECMLPDATSCTALTSALYSTVSETEVLHRQLKVDVNVSSKDPCCIQVSLLCLAVEGDGLGLHEANDGGLLAAIMAAGFKGELNRFQPGVSIEISRLDAWYSDGHGSVESTAAYIIRGLCRRCCLPETILRSMQASIALSEAGDSLDHCDKLIELVASSESGIMHLFSQQQLQEFLLFERECYLSKMELEEEQLEQLPADG